TGATTGAGGACGGGCTGTTCAGTTGAGCCCGGGAGCGTTCTGATCCGGCTAGATTTCAGGCCACCTTCCGGCAATCGGGATGGCCCAGTCCACCATTCGCTTTCGCATCCGGCCCGATGGTCGTGTGGAGGAGTTGGTGCAGGGCGTGCGTGGTGATGGCTGTGAGCAGCTCACCGAGCGCATTGAGGCTCGGCTCGGCACGGTGCAACAGCGCCGCAGCACCTCCGACGCCTTCCTCACCCAGATCCAGCCGGTCGAGGCCGTCCAGGCCGCCTCCGCCACCACCCCTTGATCCTGTCGTCTGATGTCGCATTTCAGCACCGTCAAGACCGAGCTCCGTGATCGCCAGGCGCTGGTGGAGGCCCTCCGGGACCTCGGCCACGACCCCAGCGAAGGCCAGCGGCCCGTGCGCGGCTACCGCGGCCAGACGGTGCTCGCCGATCTGACCCTTCCCCAGGGCGAGGGCGGTGACATCGGCTTCCGTTGGAACGACGTCAGCGGCAGTTTTGAGCTGGTCACCGATCTCGATCTCTGGAAGCAGCAGGTGCCCGTGGAGCGCTTCCTGGCCCAGCTCACCCAGCGCTATGCCCTGCGCTCAATCCTGGCCGCCTCCACCCAGGAGGGCTTTCAGGTGAGTGAGCAGACCCAGCACACCGACGGCAGCATCGAGTTGGTGGTCACCCGCTGGGACGGCTGAGCCAAGTGTCCGATCCCGCCCTGGCCTTCTCGGCGGCGGCCGCACCAACCGTTGAACCCACCGGGCGTGAACCCCTGCTCGGAGGCGCCCTGCGTCAGAAGGCGGTCTGGGTGGATGAGGCGGTCTGCATCGGCTGCCGCTACTGCGCTCACGTGGCCTGCAACACCTTCATGGTTGAGCCCGACTGGGGCCGCTCCCGGGCCCTGCGCCAGGATGGGGACAGCACCGAGACGATCCAGGAAGCGATTGAAACCTGCCCGGTGGACTGCATCCATTGGGTGGCCTATGAGGAACTCGATGGCCTCAACGAGGGCCTGCGCTGCCAGGAACTCCAGCCCTTGGGACTCCCCGCTCCCGCCCGTTTCAAGCGCGCCCTGCCCCGTTCCCACGCGGCGCGGCCATGAGCCTCGTGCCAGGGATGCCCACCCGGCGCTTCGGCCGCACGGAACTGGCGATGCCCGTGCTCTCGCTCGGGGGCATGCGCTTCCAGCAAAGCTGGAGCGATCTCCCCGGCGAGGCGATCAGCGCCGAGAGCCAGGCGAACCTGCGGGCCACCCTCGAGAAGGCCGTGGCCAGTGGTTTCCACCACATCGAAACCGCGCGCGGCTACGGCAGTTCCGAGCGCCAGCTCGGCACGCTGCTGCCCGAGCTTCCCGATCCGCGCCGCATCCTGCAGAGCAAGGTGTCACCCCAGGCGGATGCGGCCGCCTTCGAGGCGGAATTGACGCTCAGCTTCGAGCGGCTGGGGGTGGAGCGGCTTGATCTGCTCACCCTCCATGGCCTCAACCTGCCGGAACACCTGGAGCAGAGCCTGCGCCCGGGCGGCTGCCTGGAGGTGGTGCGCCGCTGGCAGGAGCGGGGCCGCATCGGCCATGTGGGCTTCTCCACCCACGCCCCCTTGGCCCTGATCCTGGAGGCGATCGCCACC
The DNA window shown above is from Cyanobium sp. ATX 6F1 and carries:
- a CDS encoding DUF1257 domain-containing protein, encoding MSHFSTVKTELRDRQALVEALRDLGHDPSEGQRPVRGYRGQTVLADLTLPQGEGGDIGFRWNDVSGSFELVTDLDLWKQQVPVERFLAQLTQRYALRSILAASTQEGFQVSEQTQHTDGSIELVVTRWDG
- a CDS encoding ferredoxin, which translates into the protein MSDPALAFSAAAAPTVEPTGREPLLGGALRQKAVWVDEAVCIGCRYCAHVACNTFMVEPDWGRSRALRQDGDSTETIQEAIETCPVDCIHWVAYEELDGLNEGLRCQELQPLGLPAPARFKRALPRSHAARP
- a CDS encoding DUF2997 domain-containing protein — translated: MAQSTIRFRIRPDGRVEELVQGVRGDGCEQLTERIEARLGTVQQRRSTSDAFLTQIQPVEAVQAASATTP